In Chiloscyllium punctatum isolate Juve2018m chromosome 10, sChiPun1.3, whole genome shotgun sequence, a single window of DNA contains:
- the LOC140482470 gene encoding gap junction gamma-1 protein-like codes for MSWSFLTRLLEEIHNHSTFVGKIWLTVLIVFRIVLLAVGGEPIYHDEQSKFTCNTQQPGCENVCYNSFAPLSHVRFWVFQIIMISVPSIMYLGYAIHRIARMEGAQQPKPKRKMPIVHRGAARDYEEAEGDDEEDPMVCEEIEHEPETEADKKAPEKKPHDGRRRIKEDGLMKMYVFQLLMRTLFEMGFLAGQYFLYGFEVLPGFVCSTNPCPYTVDCFVSRPTEKTIFLLVMYVVSGLCLVLNFAELFHLGLGGIRDGLRGRRLASRSPRPSKGTPYAPPGYHSVLRKDKTKLGNGNVPYRDNLGGLGPGSFEMSEAVHRHLKLAQEQLNMAYRASGELPHQPRSSSPESNGTAVEQNRLNFAQEREGACADKAGLRG; via the coding sequence ATGAGTTGGTCCTTCCTGACGAGACTCCTTGAGGAGATCCATAACCACTCCACGTTTGTTGGCAAGATCTGGCTGACAGTCCTCATTGTTTTCCGCATTGTTTTGTTGGCAGTTGGTGGTGAACCTATCTACCATGATGAACAAAGCAAGTTCACATGTAACACTCAGCAACCTGGTTGTGAGAACGTTTGCTACAATTCCTTTGCACCCCTTTCCCACGTCCGGTTCTGGGTCTTCCAGATCATCATGATCTCAGTGCCATCCATCATGTACCTTGGCTATGCCATACACCGGATAGCCCGGATGGAGGGTGCCCAACAGCCAAAACCCAAGAGAAAGATGCCCATTGTGCATCGGGGAGCTGCTCGGGATTACGAGGAGGCAGAAGGTGATGATGAGGAAGACCCCATGGTCTGCGAGGAGATTGAGCATGAACCTGAGACTGAGGCTGACAAGAAAGCTCCTGAGAAGAAGCCACATGATGGCAGGAGGCGTATCAAAGAAGATGGGCTCATGAAGATGTATGTTTTCCAGCTCCTGATGAGAACTCTGTTTGAAATGGGTTTCCTAGCTGGCCAATATTTTCTGTATGGGTTTGAGGTGCTCCCTGGCTTTGTGTGCAGTACGAATCCTTGTCCATACACCGTCGACTGTTTTGTGTCACGTCCCACAGAGAAAACCATCTTCCTGTTGGTCATGTATGTGGTCAGTGGGCTCTGCTTAGTGCTCAACTTTGCTGAGCTCTTCCATCTTGGCCTTGGCGGCATCAGGGATGGCTTGAGGGGCAGGCGGCTGGCCTCCCGCTCCCCCCGCCCCTCCAAGGGCACCCCCTATGCCCCTCCGGGCTACCACTCTGTGCTTCGCAAGGACAAGACCAAGCTGGGCAATGGGAACGTGCCGTACCGAGACAACCTTGGTGGACTGGGGCCGGGGAGCTTTGAGATGTCAGAGGCGGTTCACCGACACCTAAAGCTCGCTCAGGAACAACTGAACATGGCGTATCGGGCATCGGGAGAGCTCCCTCACCAACCTAGGAGTAGCAGCCCTGAGTCAAATGGCACAGCTGTCGAGCAGAACCGACTGAACTTTGCTCAGGAGAGGGAGGGCGCCTGTGCTGACAAAGCAG